In Bacteroidota bacterium, the following proteins share a genomic window:
- a CDS encoding type II toxin-antitoxin system RelE/ParE family toxin: MFSIRILRDAEKDLAKLPTPVLRKIFPAIKSLADNPRPKGCKKLKGMDEYLWRIRVGDYRIVYSIDDEIRIVEVRSAGHRKNIYK, translated from the coding sequence ATGTTTTCTATTCGCATACTCCGTGATGCTGAAAAAGATTTAGCTAAACTTCCAACCCCGGTTTTAAGAAAAATATTTCCCGCTATCAAATCCCTTGCCGACAACCCGCGACCCAAGGGCTGTAAAAAACTTAAAGGCATGGACGAATATCTGTGGCGAATCCGAGTAGGAGACTACAGAATAGTCTATTCTATTGACGATGAAATAAGGATAGTAGAAGTGCGAAGTGCAGGACATCGAAAAAATATTTATAAATAA
- a CDS encoding LD-carboxypeptidase, translating into MLLRPPALQKGDTVYILSTARKITLEEIQPAIAMFEKWGLKVIIGKTIGLEFRQFAGTDAERREDFQTALDNQQVKAIICARGGYGTVRMMDELNYDAFTLNPKWVVGFSDVTFLHVNISNNIGIQTLHSAMPFNFPKVSEVSIESLRKELFGEKNEYTVATHALNRLGNAEGILIGGNLSILYGITGTKSGINTSGKILFLEDLDEYLYHIDRMMMNLKRSGKLNDLAGLIVGGFTDMKDNKVAFGISAYEIIAENVAEFKYPVCYGFPAGHVEDNRALVMGRTYKLQVTKEDVKVF; encoded by the coding sequence ATGCTATTACGACCGCCAGCCCTTCAAAAAGGAGATACCGTTTATATACTCAGCACTGCCCGAAAAATTACGCTGGAAGAAATTCAGCCCGCTATCGCAATGTTTGAAAAATGGGGGCTGAAAGTGATTATCGGCAAAACCATTGGTTTAGAGTTTCGTCAATTTGCGGGTACAGATGCCGAGCGCAGAGAAGATTTTCAGACCGCTTTGGACAACCAACAGGTGAAGGCTATTATATGCGCCCGTGGGGGTTATGGCACTGTGCGTATGATGGATGAATTGAACTATGATGCTTTCACTCTAAATCCAAAATGGGTAGTTGGTTTTAGCGATGTTACTTTTCTTCATGTCAATATCTCCAACAACATCGGCATACAGACTTTACATTCTGCGATGCCCTTTAATTTTCCTAAGGTGTCGGAAGTCTCTATTGAAAGCTTGAGAAAAGAGTTGTTCGGCGAGAAGAACGAATACACGGTTGCTACCCACGCATTGAACCGATTGGGAAATGCAGAAGGCATCTTGATTGGCGGCAATCTCTCTATTCTATATGGTATCACCGGAACGAAAAGTGGCATCAACACCTCCGGCAAGATTCTGTTTCTCGAAGACCTCGATGAATACTTATACCACATTGACCGGATGATGATGAACTTGAAGCGTTCCGGCAAACTGAACGATTTGGCGGGTTTAATTGTTGGTGGCTTTACGGATATGAAAGACAATAAAGTTGCCTTCGGAATATCCGCCTATGAAATCATTGCTGAAAATGTTGCTGAGTTTAAGTATCCGGTTTGTTATGGATTTCCTGCCGGGCATGTAGAAGATAACCGCGCCTTAGTAATGGGTAGAACATACAAACTGCAAGTAACGAAGGAGGATGTAAAAGTCTTTTGA
- a CDS encoding nicotinamide mononucleotide transporter → MDDYIEYFAVAFGVIYVVLAARGIIWCWAAGILSSILYIYINLHHTLYQDAILQTYYVLAGFYGWWIWNKKDTHPEEQDVLTWSLSKNGKLILLGVILVPLFGYGFSKLGNSLPYFDAAVTVFSFIATWMTAKKILENWLFWIVIDVIAAGMYFVKGLHATSGLYIFYSIVAIYGYYQWRKQLKLV, encoded by the coding sequence ATGGACGATTATATTGAATACTTCGCGGTGGCGTTTGGAGTGATTTATGTGGTGCTGGCGGCCAGGGGAATTATTTGGTGTTGGGCAGCGGGAATTCTAAGCTCCATTCTTTATATCTATATCAATCTCCACCACACTCTTTATCAGGATGCCATTCTCCAGACTTATTATGTGTTGGCCGGATTTTATGGCTGGTGGATTTGGAATAAAAAAGATACTCATCCCGAGGAGCAGGATGTCCTTACCTGGTCATTATCCAAAAACGGAAAGCTGATTTTGTTGGGAGTAATTCTTGTTCCTCTTTTTGGATATGGTTTTTCAAAACTCGGCAATTCGCTTCCCTATTTTGATGCGGCAGTTACCGTCTTTAGTTTCATCGCCACCTGGATGACTGCCAAAAAGATTTTAGAGAATTGGTTATTCTGGATTGTGATTGACGTAATTGCTGCGGGGATGTATTTCGTAAAAGGACTTCATGCTACTTCAGGGCTATATATTTTCTACTCCATAGTAGCGATATATGGATACTATCAATGGCGCAAACAGTTGAAGCTGGTATGA
- a CDS encoding ATP-binding protein, with translation MIKKISIIGTESSGKTGLAAKLAEHYKTIYVPDYSRTYIQMLERKYNHSDVLKIAEGIIEQEDKMAHLAHRILITDNDLVNIKIWLRYYKWPVPDWLEKDIITRLPDLYLLCEPDIPWVGDEQRQNAHDRMELFHQFREELAAINANFKSITGFGVERLEMAVSTVDELLMY, from the coding sequence ATGATTAAAAAAATATCCATCATCGGTACAGAATCTTCGGGCAAAACAGGGTTAGCAGCAAAGTTGGCAGAACACTACAAAACTATTTATGTACCTGACTATTCTCGGACCTATATCCAAATGTTGGAAAGAAAATACAATCATTCTGATGTATTGAAAATTGCCGAAGGGATTATAGAGCAAGAAGATAAAATGGCACACTTAGCTCACCGGATTTTAATCACCGACAATGACCTCGTCAATATCAAAATCTGGTTGCGCTATTATAAGTGGCCTGTTCCCGATTGGTTGGAGAAAGACATCATCACTCGCCTACCGGATTTATATCTACTGTGCGAGCCTGATATTCCCTGGGTAGGGGATGAGCAACGTCAAAATGCACATGACCGAATGGAGCTATTTCATCAGTTCCGAGAAGAACTCGCCGCCATCAATGCCAACTTCAAAAGTATTACTGGTTTTGGAGTTGAACGTCTGGAAATGGCAGTTTCGACAGTGGATGAATTATTGATGTATTAA
- a CDS encoding TonB-dependent receptor plug domain-containing protein, whose amino-acid sequence MMKRTLFLAALPFMAFAQTDSTSVDSIQSKTIIKEEVIVSATRAGENSPTTFQVLSKEVLNKNNLGQDLPILLDMTPSAVTTSDAGTGIGYTGIRIRGSDATRVNVTLNGIPVNDGESQGVYWVDLPDVVSSAQSIQIQRGVGTSTNGPGAFGGTVSLQTQNPSANPFGEVNLSGGSFQTIRLNAKAGTGMIKKRFFVEAPVMDCIQWLH is encoded by the coding sequence ATGATGAAAAGAACATTATTTCTTGCGGCCTTACCATTTATGGCATTCGCACAAACTGATTCAACTTCTGTTGATTCCATCCAATCAAAAACAATTATCAAAGAAGAAGTGATCGTGAGCGCTACCCGCGCGGGCGAAAATTCACCCACTACTTTTCAGGTATTGAGCAAAGAAGTGTTGAACAAAAATAATCTCGGGCAAGATTTGCCCATCCTGCTTGATATGACACCATCAGCAGTCACTACCTCTGATGCCGGTACCGGTATCGGTTACACCGGTATCCGTATTCGTGGGAGCGATGCGACCAGAGTGAATGTAACCCTCAATGGCATACCCGTAAATGACGGTGAATCACAAGGGGTATATTGGGTGGACTTGCCCGATGTGGTTTCTTCGGCGCAGAGTATCCAGATACAGCGAGGTGTTGGCACCTCCACCAACGGCCCCGGCGCCTTTGGGGGGACGGTGAGTTTGCAAACACAAAATCCCAGTGCGAATCCTTTTGGCGAAGTGAATTTGTCCGGTGGTTCATTTCAGACCATCCGCCTGAACGCCAAAGCCGGTACCGGAATGATTAAGAAACGCTTCTTTGTCGAAGCTCCGGTTATGGATTGCATCCAATGGTTACATTGA
- a CDS encoding TonB-dependent receptor, with the protein MSKLRLWIASNGYIDRAHSNLYSWFAQAGYQYKNTLLKALYFGGREKTYQSWYGLPEDLLKTNRTFNEAGTDGGRLEPPYKNQIDHYGQDYFQLLFSQYLPSHFNLNIGLFSTLGRGYYEEYKVDRNFNSYFENHDSIGIRTDLVRQRWLKNIFYGGTFALNYEHQSIAATLGGALSQYRSKHFGKVVWAENINNLDVNAHYYDGSSTKNDFNVYGKFNYDLLHKINFYFDLQYRYVGYVTSGIDNDKNAYSVDKTWHFFNPKAGILYKIKPEHQVYASYGLAHREPNRDDLLAATISNPPHAEQMHNLEAGYKFLHRKFPLALNYFLMQYKDQLVLTGRVNDVGNPIKENVPVSYRTGFELTGAINIYEQKVSRRLFAINYSFSYSWNKIKSFDEYIYTYDENYSPVESLTLVINHQKTNISFSPAIVAALELVAYPVKGLSISLMNKFVSRQYLDNTSNKMRSLKPFYYSNLNISYSIPLRQAGKEISLKVLFNNIFNRHYESNGYTYSERYSYLDEHNALQVTDPATYNYYFPQAGFNVLAGVSVRF; encoded by the coding sequence TTGTCGAAGCTCCGGTTATGGATTGCATCCAATGGTTACATTGATCGTGCCCATTCTAACTTATACTCTTGGTTCGCTCAGGCCGGCTATCAGTATAAGAACACGTTGCTCAAAGCCCTGTACTTTGGCGGCAGAGAAAAAACTTACCAAAGCTGGTATGGGCTGCCGGAAGATTTGCTCAAAACCAATCGCACCTTTAACGAGGCGGGGACGGATGGAGGTCGTCTTGAACCGCCTTACAAAAACCAGATTGACCACTACGGACAAGATTATTTCCAACTCTTGTTTTCTCAATATCTTCCATCACATTTCAACCTCAACATCGGTTTGTTCTCCACGCTTGGCCGTGGTTATTATGAAGAATATAAAGTGGACCGAAACTTCAACAGCTACTTTGAAAACCACGACAGCATCGGTATTCGCACCGACTTGGTGCGCCAGCGCTGGCTCAAAAACATTTTCTATGGAGGGACTTTTGCCTTAAACTATGAACACCAATCAATTGCCGCTACGCTTGGTGGCGCGCTCAGTCAATATCGCAGTAAGCATTTTGGCAAGGTGGTTTGGGCTGAGAATATCAATAATCTCGATGTGAATGCCCATTACTATGACGGCTCCTCTACCAAAAATGACTTCAACGTTTATGGTAAATTCAATTACGACTTACTGCACAAAATCAATTTCTATTTCGATTTGCAATATCGCTATGTGGGGTACGTAACGAGCGGGATTGACAATGATAAGAACGCTTACTCGGTTGATAAAACCTGGCATTTCTTCAATCCCAAAGCCGGTATACTTTACAAGATAAAGCCAGAACATCAGGTCTATGCTTCTTATGGACTGGCCCATCGCGAACCGAATCGGGATGACCTCCTCGCTGCCACTATTTCCAATCCACCGCACGCAGAGCAGATGCACAATTTGGAAGCGGGTTACAAATTTCTGCATCGAAAGTTTCCCCTTGCGCTCAACTATTTTCTGATGCAATACAAAGACCAATTGGTGCTGACCGGCCGGGTGAATGATGTAGGAAATCCTATCAAAGAAAATGTACCGGTCAGTTACCGTACCGGTTTTGAACTCACCGGAGCCATCAATATCTACGAACAAAAAGTGTCTCGCCGCCTCTTCGCCATCAATTATTCCTTCAGCTATTCGTGGAATAAAATCAAATCGTTTGACGAATACATCTATACCTACGATGAAAACTATTCACCGGTTGAATCGCTGACCCTCGTTATCAACCATCAGAAAACCAACATCTCTTTTTCGCCCGCCATCGTTGCGGCGCTAGAGCTTGTGGCTTATCCCGTCAAAGGCCTTTCCATCAGTTTGATGAATAAGTTTGTCAGCCGACAGTATCTCGACAACACTTCAAACAAGATGCGCTCGCTGAAACCTTTTTATTATTCCAATCTGAACATCTCTTATTCCATTCCGCTGCGCCAAGCAGGCAAAGAGATTAGCCTGAAAGTGTTGTTCAATAACATTTTCAACCGCCATTATGAAAGCAATGGTTACACCTACTCGGAGCGATACAGCTATCTGGACGAGCACAACGCGCTTCAGGTAACCGACCCGGCTACCTATAATTATTATTTCCCACAAGCGGGATTTAACGTGTTGGCAGGGGTAAGTGTGAGGTTTTGA
- a CDS encoding M1 family metallopeptidase — protein MMQLKTPAFAFLLLWVAACSTSKKALKNAAEQNLPAIEITASRENPYRASATKDFDLIHTKLEVTPDYQKQYLYGKATITLKPHFYPQKELVLDAKQFDIKEVSVVSGENSREGLAFTYDSLELKITLNKEYTRNDRLKIFIDYTAKPNERKSSGSAAISDDKGLYFINPLGTDTTKPIQIWTQGETESNSCWFPTIDKPNQKQTDEIYITHPKKYLSLSNGTLISSNPVNDSTVTDYWKMDLPHAPYLIMMAIGDFAVIQDRWRDVPVNYYVEKSYAPYAKQIFGNTPEMMEFFSQKLQFDYPWQKYAQMVVRDYVSGAMENTTATIHGEFMQRNPRELLDETYEDVISHELFHQWFGDLVTTESWSNIPLNESFATYGEYLWNEYKYGRDFADYKAYENYELYISEARAKNVDMIRYYYDNREEMFDRHSYEKGGLILHSLRKTVGDDAFFKSLELYLKTNQFKPVELAQLRLAFEEVTGKDMNWFFNQWFMNSGHPVLDIKYRYENDSVYVAIEQKQSNGKGLVYQLPAKIGVWYGNQMTAYDVVIKKKAEEFSFKAKGKPDLIDFASDRALLCEKKENKNLEEYVFQYKHAPLFDQRREALNALAESQKQNDTAKQVMILALNDHFFYLREFAIRKLTLSKEDAAWSTIESMAKNDKSSRVRAAAIEKLSKSSRSKEYATVFASAATDSSYDVASAALKALSAVDSIKALATARTLENEKNNSLAAAVADIFSKNGDSTYQTFFESKLRQSSGIGKYTSLYYYANFLIRMNKEMVLSGIETITAEGNNSENVLVKGGAKGALKRIVKSFEERKKNTKDDSPELISNYEAIIRAANSGLEKLTKTSEPEKN, from the coding sequence ATGATGCAGTTGAAAACCCCTGCCTTTGCCTTCCTGCTGTTGTGGGTGGCCGCTTGTTCTACTTCTAAAAAAGCCCTGAAAAATGCAGCGGAGCAAAACCTGCCTGCCATTGAAATCACCGCTTCGAGGGAGAATCCTTATCGCGCCAGTGCGACTAAAGATTTTGACCTGATCCATACCAAACTGGAAGTTACGCCTGATTATCAGAAGCAATATTTGTATGGAAAGGCGACGATTACGCTCAAACCCCATTTCTATCCTCAAAAAGAATTGGTGCTGGATGCCAAACAGTTTGATATTAAAGAGGTGAGTGTGGTGAGCGGCGAAAATTCGCGCGAGGGTTTGGCTTTCACATACGATTCGTTGGAATTGAAGATTACACTGAACAAAGAATATACGCGCAACGATCGGTTGAAAATATTTATTGATTACACGGCCAAACCCAATGAACGCAAAAGCAGCGGAAGCGCTGCGATTTCAGACGATAAAGGGTTATACTTTATCAATCCACTGGGAACGGACACCACCAAACCGATTCAGATATGGACGCAGGGAGAAACAGAATCTAACTCCTGTTGGTTTCCGACTATTGACAAGCCGAATCAGAAACAAACGGATGAAATCTATATCACACACCCAAAGAAATATTTGAGCCTGAGTAACGGTACACTTATTTCTTCTAACCCGGTGAATGACAGCACCGTGACGGATTATTGGAAGATGGATTTGCCACACGCTCCGTATTTGATCATGATGGCGATTGGAGATTTTGCGGTCATTCAAGATCGGTGGCGCGACGTGCCGGTCAATTATTACGTAGAGAAGAGTTATGCGCCTTATGCCAAACAGATTTTTGGCAACACGCCGGAGATGATGGAGTTTTTCAGTCAGAAGTTGCAGTTTGATTATCCCTGGCAGAAGTATGCGCAGATGGTGGTAAGAGACTATGTGAGCGGTGCGATGGAAAACACTACGGCGACGATTCATGGAGAGTTTATGCAGCGCAATCCTCGCGAGTTGTTGGATGAAACTTATGAAGATGTGATTAGCCATGAATTGTTTCATCAATGGTTTGGAGATTTGGTGACTACTGAAAGTTGGAGCAATATTCCACTGAATGAATCTTTTGCAACCTATGGAGAATACCTGTGGAATGAATACAAGTACGGCAGAGATTTTGCTGATTATAAAGCCTACGAAAATTATGAGTTGTATATAAGCGAAGCGCGGGCCAAGAATGTAGATATGATCCGGTATTATTATGATAATCGGGAAGAAATGTTTGACCGGCACAGTTATGAGAAGGGTGGATTGATTCTTCATTCTCTCCGAAAAACGGTAGGCGATGATGCCTTCTTTAAATCGCTGGAACTCTATCTGAAAACCAATCAGTTTAAGCCGGTGGAGTTGGCACAGTTGCGATTGGCATTTGAAGAGGTGACCGGCAAGGATATGAACTGGTTTTTCAATCAGTGGTTCATGAATTCCGGGCATCCGGTGCTGGATATTAAATATCGTTATGAGAACGACAGCGTCTATGTGGCGATTGAACAAAAACAAAGCAACGGCAAAGGGTTGGTTTATCAATTGCCCGCTAAGATTGGAGTGTGGTATGGCAACCAGATGACTGCTTATGATGTAGTTATAAAAAAGAAGGCCGAGGAGTTTTCGTTCAAAGCAAAAGGAAAGCCGGACTTAATTGATTTTGCTTCCGATCGGGCCTTGTTGTGTGAGAAAAAAGAGAATAAGAATTTGGAAGAGTATGTGTTTCAGTATAAGCATGCCCCCTTGTTCGACCAAAGACGAGAAGCGCTTAACGCTTTGGCTGAAAGCCAAAAGCAGAATGACACGGCGAAACAGGTGATGATATTGGCTTTGAATGACCATTTTTTTTACCTCCGTGAGTTTGCGATTAGAAAACTGACATTATCTAAAGAAGATGCGGCATGGTCAACGATTGAAAGCATGGCTAAGAATGATAAGTCAAGCAGAGTTCGGGCAGCAGCCATCGAAAAATTGAGCAAAAGCAGCCGGTCTAAAGAGTATGCAACGGTATTTGCATCTGCCGCGACAGATAGTTCCTATGATGTGGCTTCTGCTGCACTAAAGGCGTTGAGTGCTGTAGATTCTATTAAAGCACTGGCTACAGCAAGAACACTGGAAAATGAAAAAAACAATTCATTGGCGGCTGCGGTAGCAGATATATTTTCGAAGAACGGAGATTCTACTTATCAAACGTTTTTCGAGAGCAAACTTCGCCAATCATCGGGTATCGGGAAATATACTTCGCTGTATTATTATGCGAACTTTCTTATCCGCATGAACAAAGAGATGGTGCTGTCGGGAATTGAAACGATTACTGCCGAAGGGAATAATTCTGAAAATGTTTTGGTGAAGGGAGGAGCAAAGGGCGCGCTGAAAAGAATTGTAAAGTCCTTTGAAGAGCGAAAGAAAAATACCAAAGACGACTCGCCGGAGCTTATATCAAATTACGAGGCAATCATACGCGCAGCAAATAGCGGTTTGGAGAAGCTGACAAAAACGAGCGAGCCGGAAAAGAATTAA
- a CDS encoding alpha/beta hydrolase produces the protein MKELLLLHGALGSKDQFAELESDLSALYHTHSINFSGHGKASSHHHAFTIQNFSHEVLDWMNERYIQSMDIFGYSMGGYVALWLARFYPERVNRILTLGTKLKWSAEEAEKEIKMLNPEVVVEKVPSFAKDLAERHGEHEWKSMMSKTALLMKDLAHTHLDDQDFIKIACPVLLGLGEKDKMVTLEETDYVHRLLKNSELKLYPGVGHPIEQVPLTLLEQEIKSFFV, from the coding sequence ATGAAAGAATTGCTGCTTTTACATGGAGCCTTGGGCTCAAAAGATCAGTTTGCTGAATTAGAATCGGATTTGAGTGCCTTGTATCATACGCATAGTATTAATTTCTCCGGGCATGGAAAGGCAAGCTCTCATCATCATGCTTTCACCATACAGAATTTTTCTCATGAGGTGTTGGACTGGATGAACGAGAGATACATTCAAAGTATGGATATTTTCGGATACAGTATGGGAGGATATGTGGCCTTGTGGCTGGCGCGGTTTTATCCTGAAAGAGTGAACAGGATACTTACGCTCGGCACCAAACTGAAGTGGAGCGCAGAGGAAGCAGAAAAGGAAATTAAAATGCTCAACCCTGAAGTGGTGGTTGAAAAGGTTCCATCCTTCGCCAAGGATTTGGCTGAACGCCACGGCGAACATGAATGGAAAAGCATGATGAGTAAAACTGCTTTGCTCATGAAAGATCTTGCTCATACGCATCTCGACGATCAGGATTTTATCAAAATTGCATGTCCTGTTCTTTTAGGTTTGGGTGAAAAGGACAAGATGGTTACTCTTGAAGAAACAGATTATGTGCACCGCTTGTTGAAGAATTCTGAATTGAAACTCTATCCCGGTGTTGGTCACCCTATAGAACAAGTGCCATTGACTCTTTTAGAGCAGGAGATAAAATCATTTTTTGTCTGA
- a CDS encoding carboxypeptidase-like regulatory domain-containing protein, with protein sequence MKIKRGEETFMKGMKCMFSMMALFSISLVFAQDNVLLKGYVLDKENSQPLSLAAVQIKNSQLGALTEDNGYFELPLPKSSLTDSLRISFIGYEAKTISVSDYQAKDTLRIILETQVATKDEVVVTAMNARGVLLKAIDNLRKNIYTDSIIQRGLYRQYHKENGKYVRLIEADVSIAFNTKSPYKYSFHELIQTNKVRRSENFETNGDIHGDHLTDLLKENPFSYNKGTLLNPKMLDFLSPKFESEDSAQYIIRTQYKDKSSAKLEKAKFWIQKETFAILKIEIEKFPNPYYVRSRYELDSRWKLVNESDVIILKNIGGKYFVTSLQRTYNHHVLNRQTGQVDFIVEEVFELYFDEFTTKNVGEILTKGNFLSMSSLYDSYYKYDENFWKTYSMVNLHKTPSELTIDLDKVKNLNLQFRDAGKIIPASDKK encoded by the coding sequence GTGAAAATAAAAAGGGGTGAAGAAACGTTTATGAAGGGTATGAAGTGCATGTTTTCGATGATGGCATTGTTTTCTATTTCTCTTGTATTTGCACAAGACAACGTGTTGTTAAAGGGATATGTTCTTGATAAGGAGAATAGCCAGCCACTATCATTAGCCGCAGTACAAATAAAGAATTCCCAATTAGGTGCGTTGACCGAAGACAATGGTTATTTTGAATTGCCACTTCCCAAAAGTAGCCTGACAGATTCTCTTAGGATTTCCTTCATTGGCTACGAAGCCAAAACCATTTCTGTTTCAGATTACCAAGCCAAAGACACCCTTAGAATCATTCTTGAAACTCAAGTAGCAACCAAAGACGAAGTGGTAGTTACCGCCATGAATGCCCGTGGTGTTTTGTTAAAGGCGATTGATAACCTGCGAAAAAACATATACACCGACTCCATTATTCAGCGGGGCTTATACAGACAATATCATAAAGAGAATGGAAAATATGTTCGCCTGATTGAGGCGGATGTGAGCATAGCATTTAATACGAAGTCGCCCTATAAATATTCTTTTCACGAATTGATTCAAACGAATAAAGTCCGGAGAAGTGAGAACTTTGAAACCAACGGCGATATTCATGGAGATCACTTAACAGACCTGTTGAAGGAAAACCCTTTCAGCTATAATAAGGGGACTCTTTTGAACCCAAAGATGTTGGATTTCCTTTCTCCTAAGTTTGAAAGCGAGGATTCGGCTCAGTATATTATACGGACGCAATACAAAGATAAGAGCAGTGCAAAACTGGAAAAAGCGAAATTTTGGATACAGAAGGAGACCTTTGCCATTTTAAAAATCGAAATAGAGAAATTTCCTAACCCATATTACGTCCGGTCTCGTTATGAATTAGATAGCCGATGGAAATTAGTGAATGAAAGTGATGTCATTATTTTGAAAAATATTGGCGGAAAATATTTTGTCACCTCCTTGCAAAGAACATATAACCATCACGTGCTAAACCGGCAAACCGGTCAGGTAGATTTTATTGTAGAAGAAGTGTTTGAGCTTTATTTTGATGAATTCACCACTAAGAATGTAGGTGAAATTCTGACAAAGGGGAATTTTTTAAGCATGTCCAGCCTGTATGATAGCTACTACAAATACGATGAAAATTTTTGGAAGACCTACTCGATGGTCAACTTACATAAAACACCGTCAGAACTGACCATTGATCTGGATAAAGTGAAGAACCTGAACCTCCAATTTCGTGACGCAGGTAAAATAATTCCAGCCTCAGACAAAAAATGA